One genomic window of Streptomyces sp. NBC_01276 includes the following:
- the dnaJ gene encoding molecular chaperone DnaJ, translated as MATDYYAVLGVRRDASQDEIKKAFRRLARELHPDVNPDPKTQERFKEINAAYEVLSDPQKKQVYDLGGDPLSSSGGGGAGGFGAGGFGNFSDIMDAFFGQSQQRGPRSRTRRGQDAMIRLDLELDEAAFGTTKDIQVDTAVVCTTCSGEGAAPGTSAQTCDMCRGRGEVSQVTRSFLGQVMTSRPCPQCQGFGTVVPTPCPECAGDGRVRSRRSLTVKIPAGVENGTRIQLAGEGEVGPGGGPAGDLYVEIHELPHPTFQRRGDDLHCTVTIPMTAAALGTKCPLETLDGMEEIDIRPGTQSGQAIPLHGRGVTHLRGGGRGDLIVHVEVTTPGKLDPQQEDLLRQLAKLRGEERPTGQFAPGQQGLFSRLKDAFNGR; from the coding sequence GTGGCCACGGACTACTACGCCGTACTCGGCGTACGCCGCGACGCGTCCCAGGATGAGATCAAGAAGGCCTTCCGGCGGCTCGCGCGCGAGCTGCACCCGGACGTCAATCCCGATCCCAAGACGCAAGAGCGCTTCAAGGAGATCAACGCCGCCTACGAGGTCCTCTCGGACCCGCAGAAGAAGCAGGTCTACGACCTCGGCGGCGACCCGCTGTCCTCCTCGGGCGGCGGCGGCGCGGGCGGCTTCGGCGCGGGCGGCTTCGGCAACTTCTCGGACATCATGGACGCCTTCTTCGGCCAGTCCCAGCAGCGCGGCCCGCGCTCGCGGACCCGCCGCGGCCAGGACGCCATGATCCGTCTGGACCTGGAACTGGACGAGGCCGCCTTCGGCACGACCAAGGACATCCAGGTCGACACGGCCGTCGTCTGCACCACCTGCTCGGGCGAGGGCGCCGCCCCCGGCACCTCCGCGCAGACCTGTGACATGTGCCGCGGCCGCGGTGAGGTCTCGCAGGTCACCCGGTCCTTCCTGGGCCAGGTCATGACCTCGCGTCCCTGCCCGCAGTGCCAGGGCTTCGGCACCGTGGTCCCGACCCCGTGCCCCGAGTGCGCGGGCGACGGCCGGGTCCGCTCCCGCCGCAGCCTGACGGTCAAGATCCCCGCCGGTGTCGAGAACGGCACCCGGATCCAGCTCGCGGGTGAGGGCGAGGTCGGCCCCGGCGGCGGCCCCGCCGGCGACCTGTACGTGGAGATCCACGAGCTGCCGCACCCGACCTTCCAGCGGCGCGGGGACGACCTGCACTGCACGGTCACCATCCCCATGACGGCGGCGGCCCTGGGCACCAAGTGCCCGCTGGAGACGCTGGACGGCATGGAGGAGATCGACATCCGGCCCGGCACCCAGTCCGGCCAGGCGATCCCGCTGCACGGGCGGGGCGTCACGCACCTGCGCGGCGGCGGGCGCGGCGACCTGATCGTCCACGTCGAGGTCACCACCCCCGGCAAGCTGGACCCCCAGCAGGAGGACCTGCTGCGCCAGCTCGCGAAGCTGCGTGGCGAGGAGCGCCCGACGGGCCAGTTCGCCCCCGGCCAGCAGGGGCTCTTCAGCCGCCTGAAGGACGCGTTCAACGGCCGCTGA
- a CDS encoding nitronate monooxygenase, giving the protein MSSAPNGLPRYPIVQAPMAGGASCPPLAAAVCEAGGLGFLAGGYKTADGMYQEIKQLRGLTRRPFGVNLFLPQTGYVDPAAVEAYRGQLAGEASWYEVSLAEEDIIGTCDDGYEAKLAILLEDPVPVVSFAFGCPAPTVIGRLRAVGTHTVVTVTSADEARTAQEAGADALCVQGVEAGGHQGTFRDDPQTDGTAGVGLLALVAQVREAVALPITASGGLMRGAQIAAVLAAGAEAAQLGTAFLVCPESGAHPLHKKALTDPLFGHTELTRAFTGRPARGLVNRFMREHGPYAPSAYPQIHHMTSGLRKAAAAAGDPQGMSLWAGQGHRLARALPAGELVEVLAAELAQAQSALKVLQMRRAS; this is encoded by the coding sequence ATGTCCTCCGCGCCGAACGGTCTCCCCCGGTACCCGATCGTGCAGGCTCCCATGGCGGGCGGCGCCTCCTGCCCGCCGCTCGCCGCCGCCGTGTGCGAGGCCGGCGGGCTCGGTTTCCTGGCCGGCGGCTACAAGACCGCCGACGGCATGTACCAGGAGATTAAACAGCTCCGCGGCCTCACCCGACGGCCCTTCGGAGTGAACCTCTTCCTGCCGCAGACCGGGTACGTCGACCCGGCCGCCGTCGAGGCCTACCGCGGCCAGCTGGCCGGCGAGGCGAGCTGGTACGAGGTCTCGCTCGCCGAAGAGGACATCATCGGCACCTGCGACGACGGCTACGAGGCCAAGCTGGCGATCCTGCTGGAGGACCCCGTCCCGGTGGTCTCCTTCGCCTTCGGCTGCCCCGCGCCCACCGTGATCGGGCGCCTGCGCGCCGTCGGCACGCACACCGTCGTCACCGTGACCTCCGCCGACGAGGCCCGCACCGCCCAGGAGGCGGGCGCCGACGCCCTGTGCGTCCAGGGCGTCGAGGCCGGCGGACACCAGGGCACCTTCCGCGACGACCCGCAGACCGACGGCACGGCGGGCGTCGGCCTGCTCGCCCTGGTGGCGCAGGTCCGCGAGGCCGTGGCCCTCCCGATCACCGCCTCGGGCGGGCTGATGCGCGGGGCGCAGATCGCGGCGGTGCTCGCGGCGGGCGCGGAGGCGGCGCAGCTCGGCACGGCCTTCCTGGTCTGCCCGGAGTCCGGGGCGCACCCCCTGCACAAGAAGGCGCTGACGGACCCGCTGTTCGGTCACACGGAACTGACCCGGGCCTTCACCGGCCGCCCCGCCCGGGGCCTGGTCAACCGCTTCATGCGGGAGCACGGGCCGTACGCCCCTTCCGCGTACCCCCAGATCCACCACATGACCTCGGGGCTGCGCAAGGCCGCCGCCGCGGCCGGGGACCCGCAGGGCATGTCCCTGTGGGCCGGGCAGGGGCACCGGCTGGCGCGGGCGCTGCCCGCCGGGGAGCTGGTGGAGGTGCTGGCGGCCGAACTGGCCCAGGCGCAGAGTGCGTTGAAGGTGTTGCAGATGAGGAGAGCGTCATGA
- a CDS encoding 16S rRNA (uracil(1498)-N(3))-methyltransferase: protein MTAPVFVVEEVPAGPEFVLDGPEGRHAVSVKRLEPGEELVLTDGRGRWADAVVKAAEGKDRLVVSVSGVAQEPEPAVRITVVQALPKGDRGEVAVETMTETGVDAIVPWQASRCITQWRGERGAKSLAKWRATARESGKQSRRVRFPEVAEALSTKQVAALLAEADLAMVLHEDREAASEALATAELPAAGSVVLVVGPEGGVSPEELAAFAQAGARPYRLGRSVLRTSTAGTAATAVLLARTGRWA from the coding sequence ATGACGGCCCCCGTGTTCGTGGTCGAAGAGGTCCCCGCGGGGCCGGAGTTCGTGCTGGACGGCCCCGAGGGCCGGCACGCGGTGTCGGTGAAGCGGCTCGAACCGGGCGAGGAACTCGTCCTCACGGACGGCCGCGGCCGCTGGGCCGACGCCGTGGTGAAGGCGGCGGAGGGCAAGGACCGGCTGGTCGTCTCCGTCTCTGGGGTCGCGCAGGAGCCCGAACCCGCCGTGCGGATCACGGTGGTGCAGGCGCTGCCCAAGGGCGACCGGGGCGAGGTCGCCGTCGAGACGATGACGGAGACCGGCGTCGACGCCATCGTGCCGTGGCAGGCCTCCCGGTGCATCACCCAGTGGCGGGGCGAGCGCGGGGCGAAGTCCCTGGCCAAGTGGCGGGCCACCGCCCGGGAGTCGGGCAAGCAGTCGCGCCGGGTGCGGTTCCCCGAGGTGGCCGAAGCGCTGTCCACCAAACAGGTGGCCGCGCTGCTGGCGGAGGCCGACCTGGCGATGGTGCTCCACGAGGACCGCGAGGCCGCCTCCGAGGCCCTGGCGACGGCGGAGCTGCCCGCGGCCGGCTCGGTGGTGCTGGTGGTCGGCCCCGAGGGCGGGGTGTCCCCGGAGGAGCTCGCGGCCTTCGCGCAGGCGGGTGCCCGCCCGTACCGGCTGGGCCGCTCGGTGCTGCGCACGTCCACGGCGGGCACGGCGGCGACCGCGGTCCTGCTGGCGCGCACGGGGCGCTGGGCGTAG
- a CDS encoding MerR family transcriptional regulator has protein sequence MDSDTLYSIGELSRRTGLPVKRIRFYSDRGIVPPADRSPAGYRLYGPDALARLDLARTLRELGLGLETVRRVLDREVSLSEVTRAHADALDVQIRTLRLRRALLRAVAGRDRPTPLEMNLVHRLATLSRTERHRLVTDFVDDAFTDLHNNPEFVTLMRSALPELPEEPTPEQVDAWVELAGLFRTAEFRDAIRRTAEDQVEELSRGDVHALHEALDRAMRERIDEAGRAGLLPAPAAGTFPADPLGDLYARAFERAAESDLPRWLLARLRTGADPLVQRYWRLLATVNGWPPSPTLAPVHSWFTGAAAR, from the coding sequence ATGGACAGCGACACGCTCTATTCCATCGGGGAGTTGTCCCGTCGGACCGGACTGCCGGTGAAGCGGATCCGCTTCTATTCCGACCGGGGCATCGTCCCGCCGGCCGACCGGAGCCCGGCGGGCTACCGGCTCTACGGCCCCGACGCGCTCGCCCGCCTCGACCTGGCCCGCACACTGCGCGAACTCGGGCTCGGCCTGGAGACCGTACGCAGGGTGCTGGACCGGGAGGTGTCCCTGTCCGAGGTCACCCGGGCGCACGCCGACGCCCTGGACGTGCAGATCCGGACCCTGCGCCTGCGTCGCGCCCTGCTCCGCGCGGTCGCCGGACGCGACCGCCCCACCCCTTTGGAGATGAACCTCGTGCACCGGCTCGCCACGCTCTCCCGCACCGAACGCCACCGGCTCGTCACCGACTTCGTCGACGACGCCTTCACGGACCTCCACAACAACCCCGAGTTCGTGACCCTGATGCGGTCCGCCCTGCCCGAACTCCCCGAGGAACCCACGCCCGAACAGGTCGACGCCTGGGTGGAACTCGCCGGACTCTTCCGGACGGCGGAGTTCCGTGACGCGATCCGGCGTACGGCCGAGGACCAGGTGGAAGAGCTCTCCCGAGGGGACGTCCACGCCCTGCACGAGGCCCTCGACCGGGCGATGCGCGAACGGATCGACGAGGCCGGGCGCGCCGGCCTGCTGCCGGCCCCCGCCGCGGGCACGTTCCCGGCCGACCCGCTGGGCGACCTCTACGCCCGCGCGTTCGAGCGTGCCGCGGAGAGCGATCTGCCCCGCTGGCTCCTCGCCCGCCTGCGGACCGGCGCCGACCCGCTCGTGCAGCGCTACTGGAGGCTCCTGGCGACGGTCAACGGCTGGCCCCCGTCGCCCACCCTCGCTCCCGTGCACTCCTGGTTCACCGGGGCGGCGGCGCGATGA
- a CDS encoding histidine triad nucleotide-binding protein → MAGEPQADCLFCKIVAGGIPATVVRETETTIAFRDINPQAPTHVLVIPKVHYPDAASLAAAEPGVAADVLCEAGRIASDEKVDGHGYRIVFNTGAGAGQTVFHAHAHVLGGRGLQWPPG, encoded by the coding sequence ATGGCCGGGGAACCGCAGGCGGACTGCCTGTTCTGCAAGATCGTCGCGGGGGGCATCCCGGCGACCGTGGTCCGCGAGACCGAGACGACCATCGCCTTCCGGGACATCAACCCGCAGGCGCCGACGCACGTCCTGGTCATCCCGAAGGTCCACTACCCCGACGCCGCCTCCCTCGCGGCGGCCGAGCCGGGCGTCGCCGCCGACGTGCTGTGCGAGGCCGGGCGGATCGCCTCCGACGAGAAGGTCGACGGCCACGGCTACCGGATCGTCTTCAACACCGGTGCCGGCGCCGGGCAGACCGTCTTCCACGCGCACGCCCACGTCCTGGGCGGCCGCGGCCTCCAGTGGCCCCCCGGATAG
- a CDS encoding ribonuclease Z — MSVREFVVLGTASQVPTRQRNHNGYLLRWDGEGILFDPGEGTQRQMLRAGVAAHDINRICVTHFHGDHSLGLAGVIQRINLDQVPHPVTAHYPASGQKFFDRLRYATAYRETVRLREEPVERDGTLAGGPPYVLEARRLSHPVESFGYRVTEPDGRRMVPELLARHGIKGPDVGRIQREGHLGAVTLDEVSEHRAGQRFAFVMDTRLCSGVDELAEGCDMLVIESTFLDADVRLATDHGHLTAGQAAGVARDAGVRHLVLTHFSQRYSDPSEFEREARAAGFEGELTIAADLVRVPVPKRP, encoded by the coding sequence GTGTCCGTACGAGAGTTCGTGGTCCTCGGCACCGCCAGCCAGGTTCCCACCCGCCAGCGCAACCACAACGGCTACCTGCTGCGCTGGGACGGTGAGGGCATCCTCTTCGATCCGGGCGAGGGCACGCAGCGCCAGATGCTGCGGGCCGGGGTCGCCGCGCACGACATCAACCGGATCTGCGTCACGCACTTCCACGGCGACCACAGCCTCGGTCTGGCCGGGGTCATCCAGCGGATCAACCTCGACCAGGTCCCGCACCCCGTGACCGCGCACTACCCGGCCTCGGGGCAGAAGTTCTTCGACCGGCTCCGGTACGCGACCGCCTACCGGGAGACCGTCCGGCTCCGGGAGGAGCCGGTGGAGCGGGACGGGACGCTGGCGGGCGGGCCCCCGTACGTCCTGGAGGCCCGGCGGCTCTCGCACCCGGTGGAGTCCTTCGGCTACCGGGTGACCGAGCCGGACGGGCGCCGGATGGTGCCGGAGCTGCTCGCGCGGCACGGGATCAAGGGACCCGACGTGGGCCGGATCCAGCGCGAGGGACACCTCGGCGCGGTCACCCTCGACGAGGTCAGCGAGCATCGGGCGGGGCAGCGGTTCGCCTTCGTCATGGACACCCGGCTGTGTTCCGGTGTGGACGAGCTGGCGGAGGGCTGCGACATGCTGGTCATCGAGTCGACCTTCCTCGACGCCGACGTCCGGCTGGCGACCGACCACGGGCACCTGACCGCCGGCCAGGCGGCGGGGGTGGCGCGGGACGCGGGCGTGCGGCACCTGGTGCTGACGCACTTCTCGCAGCGCTACTCCGACCCGTCGGAGTTCGAACGCGAGGCCCGTGCGGCGGGCTTCGAGGGTGAGCTGACGATCGCGGCGGACCTGGTGCGGGTCCCGGTGCCGAAGCGCCCCTAG
- a CDS encoding carbohydrate kinase family protein — translation MTSRDSRTNRPGKLDPLGPLRDPQEPGCDVFLTGTVFLDIIFTGLDSAPVRGTESWARGMGSSPGGVANMATALARLGLRTSLAAAFGDDHYGEYCWDALEQGEGIDLTMSRTVPGWHSPVTVSMAYEGERTMVSHGHEAPPPTGPGPFPWCPPKARAAVASLAAGPGEGWVAEAARRGSRIFADVGWDDTGRWDLGALPDLSHCEAFLPNAGEAMRYTRTECPRAAARVLAEKVPVAVVTMGAEGSYAVDSRTGETAEVPAITVEALDPTGAGDVYVAGFVTGSLAGWPLADRLAFAGLTAALSVQEFGGSLSAPGWPEVAHWWRTAPEALRGRYGFLDALVPPGATPSPRRRAVPTIGFRHPVQ, via the coding sequence GTGACCAGTCGGGACAGCCGCACCAACCGCCCGGGCAAGCTGGATCCTCTGGGGCCCTTGCGCGACCCCCAAGAGCCGGGCTGCGACGTCTTCCTGACCGGCACGGTCTTCCTCGACATCATCTTCACCGGACTCGACTCGGCACCCGTGCGCGGCACGGAGTCCTGGGCGCGCGGCATGGGATCCAGCCCCGGCGGCGTCGCCAACATGGCCACGGCCCTGGCCCGGCTCGGCCTGCGCACCTCGCTGGCCGCCGCGTTCGGCGACGACCACTACGGCGAATACTGCTGGGACGCCCTCGAACAGGGCGAGGGCATCGACCTGACGATGTCGCGGACCGTGCCCGGCTGGCACAGCCCCGTCACCGTCTCGATGGCCTACGAGGGCGAGCGCACGATGGTCTCCCACGGCCACGAGGCCCCGCCCCCCACCGGCCCCGGGCCCTTCCCCTGGTGTCCCCCGAAGGCCCGCGCCGCGGTGGCCTCGCTGGCGGCGGGCCCCGGCGAGGGGTGGGTCGCCGAGGCGGCCCGCCGCGGCTCGCGGATCTTCGCGGACGTGGGCTGGGACGACACCGGCCGCTGGGACCTGGGGGCCCTGCCCGACCTGTCGCACTGCGAGGCCTTCCTGCCCAACGCGGGCGAGGCGATGCGCTACACCCGCACCGAGTGTCCGCGCGCCGCGGCCCGGGTCCTGGCGGAGAAGGTGCCGGTCGCGGTGGTGACCATGGGGGCGGAGGGCTCGTACGCGGTGGACAGCCGCACCGGGGAGACGGCCGAGGTCCCCGCGATCACGGTGGAAGCCCTGGATCCGACGGGGGCCGGGGACGTGTACGTCGCCGGGTTCGTCACCGGCAGCCTGGCGGGCTGGCCGCTGGCGGACCGGCTCGCCTTCGCCGGGCTGACCGCCGCCCTGTCGGTGCAGGAGTTCGGCGGCTCCCTCTCGGCCCCGGGCTGGCCCGAGGTGGCCCACTGGTGGCGCACCGCCCCGGAGGCCCTGCGCGGCCGCTACGGCTTCCTCGACGCCCTCGTGCCGCCGGGCGCCACCCCGTCCCCGCGCCGCCGGGCCGTTCCCACGATCGGCTTCCGCCACCCGGTCCAGTAG
- a CDS encoding PhoH family protein — protein sequence MTQTPTAQTPAPGQARAHFTVPATHPMVTVLGSGDALLRVIEKAFPKADIHVRGNQVSAIGPAVEVALIQRLFDEMMLVLRTGQSMTEDAVERSIAMLKANGTGGGEAETPAEVLTQNILSSRGRTIRPKTLNQKRYVDAIDKNTIVFGIGPAGTGKTYLAMAKAVQALQSKQVSRIILTRPAVEAGERLGFLPGTLFDKIDPYLRPLYDALHDMIDPDSIPRLMAAGTIEVAPLAYMRGRTLNEAFVVLDEAQNTTTEQMKMFLTRLGFDSKIVVTGDVTQVDLPGGARSGLRQVQDILEGVPDIHFSRLTSEDVVRHKLVGRIVDAYEKYDDAHPAPNGHQRK from the coding sequence ATGACTCAGACACCGACAGCCCAGACCCCCGCGCCGGGCCAGGCGCGAGCCCACTTCACCGTACCGGCGACGCACCCGATGGTGACGGTGCTCGGCTCGGGCGACGCGCTGCTGCGCGTGATCGAAAAGGCTTTCCCGAAGGCCGACATCCATGTTCGGGGCAATCAGGTCAGCGCGATCGGCCCGGCGGTGGAAGTCGCCCTGATCCAGCGCCTGTTCGACGAGATGATGCTCGTGCTGCGCACCGGGCAGTCGATGACGGAGGACGCAGTGGAACGCTCGATCGCCATGCTCAAGGCGAACGGCACCGGTGGCGGCGAGGCGGAGACCCCGGCCGAGGTGCTGACCCAGAACATCCTCTCCAGCCGCGGGCGCACCATCCGCCCCAAGACCCTCAACCAGAAGCGGTACGTCGACGCGATCGACAAGAACACGATCGTCTTCGGCATCGGCCCCGCCGGTACCGGCAAGACCTACCTCGCCATGGCGAAGGCGGTCCAGGCCCTGCAGTCCAAGCAGGTCAGCCGGATCATCCTGACCCGCCCCGCGGTCGAGGCGGGCGAGCGCCTCGGCTTCCTCCCGGGCACCCTCTTCGACAAGATCGACCCGTATCTGCGGCCGCTCTACGACGCCCTGCACGACATGATCGACCCGGACTCGATCCCCCGCCTCATGGCCGCCGGCACCATCGAGGTGGCGCCCCTGGCCTATATGAGGGGTCGCACCCTTAACGAGGCCTTCGTCGTGCTCGACGAGGCGCAGAACACCACCACCGAGCAGATGAAGATGTTCCTCACCCGGCTCGGGTTCGATTCCAAGATCGTGGTCACGGGTGACGTCACGCAGGTCGACCTGCCCGGCGGGGCCCGCAGCGGTCTGCGGCAGGTGCAGGACATCCTGGAGGGGGTGCCGGACATCCACTTCTCGCGGCTCACGTCCGAGGATGTCGTCCGCCACAAGCTGGTCGGCCGTATCGTCGATGCGTACGAGAAGTACGACGACGCCCACCCGGCCCCGAACGGCCACCAGCGGAAGTAG
- the ybeY gene encoding rRNA maturation RNase YbeY, with protein MSIDVNNESGTEVDEQAILDIARYALTRMRIHPLSELSVIVIDEDAMEQLHIQWMDLPGPTDVMSFPMDELRPPSKDDEEPPQGLLGDIVLCPEVAKKQGEDAPTQHSMDEELQLLTVHGVLHLLGYDHEEPDEKAEMFGLQAAIVDGWRGERGMTGPSPAPTVS; from the coding sequence ATGTCGATCGACGTCAACAACGAGTCCGGAACCGAGGTCGACGAGCAGGCGATCCTCGACATCGCCCGCTACGCGCTCACCCGGATGCGGATCCACCCGCTGTCCGAGCTCTCCGTCATCGTCATCGACGAGGACGCCATGGAGCAGCTCCACATCCAGTGGATGGACCTGCCCGGTCCGACCGACGTCATGTCCTTCCCGATGGACGAGCTCCGTCCGCCGTCGAAGGACGACGAGGAGCCCCCGCAGGGGCTCCTCGGCGACATCGTGCTGTGCCCCGAGGTCGCGAAGAAGCAGGGCGAGGACGCACCGACGCAGCACTCCATGGACGAGGAGCTCCAGCTCCTGACCGTCCACGGGGTGCTGCACCTGCTCGGCTACGACCACGAGGAGCCGGACGAGAAGGCCGAGATGTTCGGCCTCCAGGCGGCCATCGTCGACGGCTGGCGCGGTGAGCGCGGCATGACCGGTCCCTCGCCGGCGCCCACCGTCTCGTGA